One region of Eurosta solidaginis isolate ZX-2024a chromosome X, ASM4086904v1, whole genome shotgun sequence genomic DNA includes:
- the LOC137234569 gene encoding glutathione S-transferase 1-1-like has protein sequence MDFYDTAGSAPCRSVIMTAKALGLNLNKKPMNLMAGEHMKPEYLKLNPQHTIPTLVDNGFPLWESRAIMVYLAEKYGKDDTLKCPKRKAVINQCDPELYKKIESAFDLLNTFLEGHKYVAGDALTLPDLSILATASTFEVAGFDFSKYANMAKWHANVKKSAPGADENWEGCL, from the coding sequence ATGGATTTCTATGACACAGCTGGTTCTGCCCCTTGCCGATCGGTTATAATGACCGCAAAAGCGCTTGGTCTCAACTTAAATAAGAAACCAATGAATCTTATGGCTGGCGAGCACATGAAACCAGAATATCTTAAACTAAATCCACAGCACACTATTCCTACGCTGGTCGACAATGGTTTCCCACTTTGGGAATCACGCGCAATTATGGTCTATTTGGCTGAGAAATATGGCAAAGATGATACGCTGAAATGCCCCAAAAGGAAAGCAGTTATCAATCAATGTGATCCAGAGTTGTACAAGAAAATTGAATCAGCTTTTGACCTGCTAAATACTTTCCTCGAAGGACACAAGTATGTAGCTGGTGATGCACTTACCTTACCCGATCTTTCTATACTTGCGACAGCGTCCACTTTTGAAGTAGCCGGATTTGATTTTAGTAAATATGCTAATATGGCCAAATGGCATGCTAATGTAAAGAAATCTGCACCAGGCGCCGATGAGAATTGGGAGGGTTGTTTATAG
- the LOC137234613 gene encoding glutathione S-transferase 1-1-like: MDFYDTAGSAPCRSVIMTAKALGLNLNKKPMNLMAGEYMKPEYLKLNPQHTIPTLVDNGFPLWESRAIMVYLAEKYGKDDTLKCPKRKAVINQRDPELYKKIESAFDLLNTFLEGHKYVAGDALTLPDLSILATASTFEVAGFDFSKYANVAKWHANVKKSAPGADENWEGCL, encoded by the coding sequence ATGGATTTCTATGACACAGCTGGTTCTGCCCCTTGCCGATCGGTTATAATGACCGCAAAAGCGCTTGGTCTCAACTTAAATAAGAAACCAATGAATCTTATGGCTGGCGAGTACATGAAACCAGAATATCTTAAACTAAATCCACAGCACACTATTCCTACGCTGGTCGACAATGGTTTCCCACTTTGGGAATCACGCGCAATTATGGTCTATTTGGCTGAGAAATATGGCAAAGATGATACGCTGAAATGCCCCAAAAGGAAAGCAGTTATCAATCAACGTGATCCAGAGTTGTACAAGAAAATTGAATCAGCTTTTGACCTGCTAAATACTTTCCTCGAAGGACACAAGTATGTAGCTGGTGATGCACTTACCTTACCCGATCTTTCTATACTTGCGACAGCGTCCACTTTTGAAGTAGCCGGATTTGATTTTAGTAAATATGCTAATGTGGCCAAATGGCATGCTAATGTAAAGAAATCTGCACCAGGCGCCGATGAGAATTGGGAGGGTTGTTTATAG